One window from the genome of Oryza glaberrima chromosome 3, OglaRS2, whole genome shotgun sequence encodes:
- the LOC127766397 gene encoding uncharacterized protein LOC127766397 has translation MALHATSSRDSVRAAAEGEPEWAGDASRRPAAFYSAVFAQIEEVGWERLVSGKGDGGVSCLVFRILDDQGRNHLLEITLPMNYPSSPPCLVADVPYLPELQWSKGSRLKDVVCQFQEHLKILQDYWSIMDDIDKVLWVVDPTKPTFAMSHRRIALGDDCYLLLHVNARKPRSLPEVRFLGTDGKLDRLITNWRKYCKKWSADKKFHENLSTVLDFALPPPPSVNIEDDEQVDCGICYAKHLPIDDELGTHSGGTTDYTCENPSCSRAFHSVCLRDWLRAITTTRQSFDVLFGNCPYCSDPVAVKITDQGEGEGGEKKSQRRRLRAACLPRPGCFTVSAADEGPSGSGGGGGGSRPAPTHLVVTVNGIVGSAENWRYAAKHFIKKHPEDVVVHCSGCNGAVRTFDGVDVMGTRLAEEVLSLVQRRPELQKISFVAHSLGGLIARYAIALLYKSATEIDSHEEHEKQITDVSSNQLIDRGKIAGLEPINFITFATPHLGTRSHKQIPLLRGSYKLEKMAYRISWIAGRSGKHLFLKDIEDGKPPLLLQMVTDYGDLHFMSALRSFKRRVAYSNICNDFIVGWRTSSIRHQHELPKPQNFINHVKYPHVVYVEKPKVQDTDFSDSMIYQAKNTSEMEELMLKGLNRIPWERVDVSFKKSRQRIFAHSTIQVKTYFFNSDGADVIFHMIDHFLY, from the exons ATGGCGCTGCACGCGACGTCCTCGCGCGACTccgtgcgcgcggcggcggaaggagaGCCGGAATGGGCGGGCGAcgcgtcgcggcggccggccgcgttCTACAGCGCGGTGTTCGCGCAG ATCGAAGAGGTCGGGTGGGAGCGGCTGGTGAGCGgcaagggcgacggcggcgtgtcgTGCCTGGTCTTCCGCATCCT GGATGATCAGGGACGAAACCATTTACTGGAGATCACGCTGCCCATGAACTACCCTTCAAGTCCTCCTTGCCTTGTGGCA GATGTTCCTTATCTACCAGAATTACAGTGGTCAAAAGGCTCAAGACTAAAAGATGTTGTCTGCCAATTCCAAGAG CACCTGAAGATATTGCAAGATTACTGGTCTATAATGGATGACATTGATAAGGTCCTTTGGGTTGTTGATCCAACAAAGCCAACCTTTGCTATGTCTCATCGCCGTATAGCTTTAG GTGATGATTGCTATCTTTTACTACATGTTAATGCGCGAAAGCCCAGATCATTACCAGA GGTTCGCTTCCTGGGAACAGATGGGAAACTGGACAGACTGATAACTAATTGGAGAAAATATTGCAAAAAGTG GAGTGCAGACAAGAAATTCCATGAAAACCTGTCAACTGTCTTGGATTTCGCTTTGCCTCCACCACCTTCAGTCAACATCGAAGATGACGAGCAAGTTGATTGTGGAATATGTTATGCCAAGCATCTGCCAATTG ATGATGAACTTGGGACTCACAGCGGGGGCACGACAGATTACACATGTGAAAACCCGAGCTGCAGCAGAGCTTTCCATTCTGTCTGCCTGAGAGACTGGTTACGCGCGATTACTACAACAAGGCA GTCGTTCGACGTTCTGTTTGGGAACTGCCCCTACTGCAGCGACCCTGTTGCCGTGAAGATCACCGACC agggggagggagagggcgggGAGAAGAAGAGTCAGCGTcggcggctgagggcggcgtGCCTGCCGCGCCCCGGGTGCTTCACGgtgtccgccgccgacgaggggccgtcgggctccggcggcggaggaggggggagtAGGCCGGCGCCGACGCATCTGGTCGTGACGGTCAATGGGATCGTCGGCAG TGCAGAAAATTGGCGTTACGCAGCAAAACATTTCATCAAAAAACATCCTGAGGATGTGGTTGTTCACT GCAGTGGATGCAACGGGGCAGTTCGAACTTTCGATGGAGTTGATGTGATGGGAACAAGATTAGCAGAGGAG GTGCTCTCACTTGTTCAGCGTAGACCAGAGCTTCAAAAGATCTCCTTTGTTGCCCATTCATTGGGTGGATTAATTGCAAGATATGCTATTGCATTGCTATATAAGAGTGCTACAGAAATAGATTCTCATGAAGAGCATGAGAAGCAAATCACTGATGTTTCCAGCAACCAACTTATTGATCGAGGCAAAATTGCTGGTTTGGAGCctattaatttcataacttttGCAACACCACACCTTGGAACAAGATCACATAAGCAG ATACCCCTTCTCCGTGGTTCCTATAAACTGGAAAAGATGGCATATCGCATATCATGGATTGCTGGGAGAAGCGGAAAACATCTTTTCCTAAAGGACATTGAAGATGGGAAACCACCACTCCTTCTCCAAATGGTTACTGATTACGGTGATCTCCATTTCAT GTCGGCTCTGCGTTCTTTCAAACGTCGTGTTGCTTACTCAAACATCTGTAACGATT TCATTGTTGGCTGGAGAACATCATCAATACGCCATCAACATGAACTTCCCAAG CCCCAAAATTTTATAAATCATGTTAAATATCCACATGTTGTATATGTGGAAAAGCCGAAGGTTCAGGATACTGATTTTTCAGATTCAATGATATATCAGGCGAAAAATACAAGTGAAATGGAAG